The following proteins are encoded in a genomic region of Arachis stenosperma cultivar V10309 chromosome 4, arast.V10309.gnm1.PFL2, whole genome shotgun sequence:
- the LOC130974688 gene encoding uncharacterized protein LOC130974688: protein MGNNAADQHWLSNKIEKRLAIHLQMTRKEASDFLKDEYGIHPHDKMVYRALKEARDRIVGSERYFGGQLLSTIAQDSNNHFYTISYAVVGSETKESWKWFLTLLQEDLGNTSVHGWNFMSDQQKGLLEAMKEVMPNAPHRNCVMHMWKNFINRFKDLQVRDVVWECASCSTPPEFVETMEKLKKINEEAWEYLTRFDPRVWVKAYLNHGPKVDSLTNNMCESWNAKIGKYITKPILTMCEELRCYVMRRMTKHITLLSAYPGKLAPVQQKRLGRLIRPSNRWNAEWTGDNERKRFEVSRKTSRVDVDLMKHTCSCNMWQLTGMPCVHAIAAIRKKHDKPEDYVHKRLCMESIHLTYAHSIQPVPSEEYWHRTGYIKPNPPPIKRPIGRPKVHKRKKDPIEDLIKGDKVRKTFRITCSKCGEKGHNYKTCKGAPSNPNWKPKIRKPKHQNSSSQTLVELPLSQSAPEPEAGQNTQ from the exons ATGGGGAATAATGCTGCTGACCAACACTGGCTGAGcaacaaaattgaaaaaaggCTAGCTATCCATCTTCAGATGACTAGGAAGGAGGCTAGTGATTTTCTGAAAGATGAGTATGGGATACATCCTCATGATAAGATGGTTTACAGGGCATTAAAGGAGGCAAGAGACAGAATTGTCGGAAGCGAGA GGTACTTTGGTGGACAGTTACTTTCAACGATTGCCCAAGATTCCAATAATCATTTCTATACCATTTCTTATGCTGTTGTCGGATCAGAAACAAAGGAGTCATGGAAATGGTTTTTAACTCTCTTACAAGAAGATCTTGGGAATACAAGTGTGCACGGATGGAACTTTATGTCAGATCAACAAAAG GGTCTTCTTGAAGCAATGAAAGAGGTGATGCCCAACGCACCACATCGTAATTGTGTGATGCATATGTGGAAAAACTTCATCAACCGATTTAAGGATCTGCAAGTCAGAGATGTGGTTTGGGAGTGTGCAAGTTGTTCAACCCCTCCTGAGTTTGTTGAGACTatggaaaagcttaagaagattaatgaagaggCATGGGAGTATCTTACAAGATTTGATCCTCGGGTGTGGGTGAAGGCTTACCTTAACCATGGCCCCAAGGTTGATTCTTTGACAAATAATATGTGTGAATCCTGGAATGCCAAAATAGGAAAGTACATAACGAAACCCATTCTTACAATGTGTGAAGAGTTGCGCTGTTATGTCATGAGGAGAATGACGAAGCATATCACTCTACTATCAGCATATCCTGGAAAGCTTGCTCCCGTACAGCAGAAAAGACTTGGCCGATTGATTAGGCCCAGCAACAGATGGAATGCAGAATGGACAGGTGACAACGAGAGGAAGAGGTTTGAAGTGAGTCGAAAAACATCAAGAGTTGATGTTGATTTGATGAAGCATACTTGTTCATGCAATATGTGGCAACTAACAG GAATGCCTTGTGTTCATGCGATTGCTGCTATTAGGAAGAAGCATGACAAGCCAGAAGATTATGTGCACAAACGGCTTTGCATGGAGTCCATCCATCTGACTTATGCACACTCAATCCAACCAGTTCCCAGTGAAGAATATTGGCATAGAACAGGTTATATCAAGCCAAATCCTCCACCCATCAAGAGGCCGATTGGTAGGCCAAAGGTGCATAAAAGAAAGAAGGATCCAATAGAGGATTTGATCAAAGGGGACAAGGTAAGAAAAACGTTTCGCATAACATGTAGCAAGTGCGGCGAGAAGGGTCACAACTACAAGACGTGCAAGGGAGCACCATCTAATCCTAACTGGAAGCCTAAAATCAGGAAACCAAAGCACCAGAACTCAAGTAGTCAGACACTAGTGGAACTTCCATTATCCCAATCTGCTCCAGAGCCTGAG GCTGGCCAAAATACACAATAG